A window of Phaseolus vulgaris cultivar G19833 unplaced genomic scaffold, P. vulgaris v2.0 scaffold_1111, whole genome shotgun sequence genomic DNA:
ATTAACCTATTATGCATGATACTCTATGATTGAAAGATACTCTAACAAGATTTATAAATTTTGGTCAAACGATTTtatagataaagataaaaaaaaaacaaacatttttATCAAAGATTTTGGTAAAAATACTTAAATGTTGTGGTGAGATCTTGATAAATCTAAGCGAACACATGCTTAGCATAAGCATTTGTTTCAAGATTCGAGGTGGTTATGTTGGGAGAAGCTATAAAAGATAAAGTGACAGATTGGTAAATCCAATCCTACAAGTCATGTTTGGGTGTGAGATAATAATAAGGAATACTaagaaataacaataataaccaTATAATAAAATAGTAGGTAATGAACGAAGGACATGCATTCATCGTGGGGGCACGTACATGCAAGACAACCCTAGCAACGTTGGCGCACACAACAATTGTTTATCTTCCAACCGACATTCCCGGCAAAAACAATAACATCTACCTTTCTTCCCAAACCAACCTTAATTCATTACACCAAACTTACCCAACTGCACCAAAACTTTCCTCCTTCTGCATTTCCCAATCCCTCactctctttttatttttcatttcgtAATGTTCTTCTTTGGTACGTGCCATTGTAGAACGTGATTCATCACAAGTTTCCTGAGGTAACCAGATATTCATCATTCTGCATTCCgtcaacaacaaatttattactGCTTCATTTCTTCGACGTTCAGAGGGAATTTTGGGTTTTCTTGATTGATGAATTCTTGTTATTTATGTTGTTCGTCTGTTGATCCTATAGGAACAAAAAGTTGACTTTTTGTATTCTTTATGTTCGTCACCTCTGTCAAAAAACTTATACACGTTCTTGAGATTTTGGTACTCGATGAACGAAATAACTAGCAGAAGCCACCCCACGGTTTATTTTTCAATCTCTGAAACCATAATTTGAATGTTGTCCTACAATTTTGCAATTGGGGtgcttagttttttttttgtttgtgatTGGATTTTATCTTCCACATTGTCTGTGGAAACATTTTGAGCGTTGAAAATAATGCTTTCAGGTGATTCATTCAATATCGATCGTTTCTGTGAATATGGCTTATTGAGAGGTGCAGATAGGACTAGCTGAAGTATGTTGTGCTGCGGAGGTGCAGAGGAGGAGAGCAGCGGCCCCCCTGCAAGCCAATACACATCTGCACCACCTAGGGGTAGCACATACGGTGGAGGAGGTAATTAACATCTTCATCTTCCTTTCTTTGCTATTCTTCTTGTTGTTCTTGGAAGTTCTTAATACTCAGAACTGCAGTGTGAAGAACAATCGAAGGAAAAAGTATAATTGGAATGAGTTGTTCGTTTAAAAATTTGCAATGAGATTTTCAAAGCGCTCAGTATCACCTTTGACCAATGTGTTTTACTTATGTGGCATTTTGTTGACTTGGAAAATTGCTTCTAGGTAGAGATGCACATACATTTATCAGCGACACGCATGTTCCTAGACTTCTTTAGCAACATCATCGTAAACTTTGTTCAATTTCATTATCTTTGCTATTCTGTTTTTTATGTCATACATTACAATACATTTCCTCTGCAAGGTTATGGATAATGATTTGCAGTAACTCTGGGTGAATATAGGAAACGATAGAGGAGAGCCTAGGGGTATTGCAAAGAGTGCCCCACAGAAAGTGTTGCCAATTGAGATACCCTCTATTCCATTGGATGAGTTAAATAGGTTAACAGGAAACTTTGGTACAAATGCTTTCATCGGCGAAGGTTCCTACGGACGGGTTTACTTTGCAAAATTGAGTGATGGTACTGAGGCTGCAATTAAGAAGCTGGATAACAGTTCTTCCCCAGAACCTGACTCCGATTTCGGGACTCAGGTATCATTTTTATCTGAGAATGTAAATCCATTGAACCAGTGCCTTGTTCACCCTTCATGATATCATCAAACATTTCACTATTGATCTTGCAGTTATCAGTTGTTTCAAGACTGAAGCATGACAACTTTGTTGAGTTGATTGGATATTGTCTAGAGGCAGAAAACAGAATTTTGGTTTACCAACATGCAGGCCTTGGTTCTTTGCATGACGTGTTACATGGTAGGTCCAACACTGTCCCTGTTCAATTTAAGGAAACAGTTCTGGTTATTTGTCTTAACTCTAGGCTTTTGCTTCTGCCAGGAAGGAAGGGGGTACAAGGGGCTGAACCTGGTCCAGTTTTAAGCTGGAACCAGAGAGCCAAAATTGCATTTGGTGCTGCAAAAGGACTTGAGTTTCTTCACGAAAAGGTTCAGCCTTCTATTGTTCATCGCGATGTTAGATCCAGCAATGTCTTACTGTTCAATGACTATGAGGCCAA
This region includes:
- the LOC137817750 gene encoding probable protein kinase At2g41970, with translation MLCCGGAEEESSGPPASQYTSAPPRGSTYGGGGNDRGEPRGIAKSAPQKVLPIEIPSIPLDELNRLTGNFGTNAFIGEGSYGRVYFAKLSDGTEAAIKKLDNSSSPEPDSDFGTQLSVVSRLKHDNFVELIGYCLEAENRILVYQHAGLGSLHDVLHGRKGVQGAEPGPVLSWNQRAKIAFGAAKGLEFLHEKVQPSIVHRDVRSSNVLLFNDYEAKIADFSLTNQSSDTAARLHSTRVLGTFGYHAPEYAMTGQITQKSDVYSFGVVLLELLTGRKPVDHTMPK